In the genome of Rhodamnia argentea isolate NSW1041297 chromosome 3, ASM2092103v1, whole genome shotgun sequence, one region contains:
- the LOC115725945 gene encoding uncharacterized protein LOC115725945 produces MKEESVDAYEDFMRQGPEHFAGAFIKAGRKCDAIENNLSETFNAYICKQREMPIVDMLEAIRTTLMVRMYEKSQLMVDSRDELCPRIRGKVEEAKMKSGCCVAKPCIGGKFEVEVDDDRFEVDLRGMTCTCRQWDISGIPCSHAISCINYMKHEINQYVDDCFKKEAYERCYRFPLPTLSGKKMWPLSLEEPILPPPFGKLPGRPKKQRNKQGENIEKRTRKGKAMVHPNTDPNKLTKVGVIISCSNCHDSGHNKRTCLKPLAPTQIKPPVRNNGDKENLHMAQASSINMAL; encoded by the coding sequence ATGAAGGAGGAGTCTGTTGATGCCTATGAAGACTTCATGAGACAAGGGCCAGAGCACTTTGCCGGGGCATTCATAAAGGCTGGGCGAAAATGTGATGCCATCGAGAACAATTTGAGTGAGACTTTCAATGCGTATATTTGCAAGCAAAGAGAGATGCCAATTGTTGATATGTTAGAAGCGATAAGAACGACTTTGATGGTAAGAATGTATGAGAAAAGCCAGTTGATGGTGGATTCCCGAGATGAATTGTGTCCAAGAATTAGGGGAAAGGTAGAGGAAGCAAAGATGAAGTCCGGGTGTTGTGTTGCCAAACCATGTATTGGGGGAAAGTTTGAAGTTGAAGTTGATGATGATCGATTTGAGGTGGATTTGAGAGGGATGACATGTACTTGTAGGCAATGGGATATCTCGGGAATACCCTGTAGCCATGCTATCTCGTGCATCAATTATATGAAGCATGAGATTAATCAATATGTTGatgattgtttcaaaaaagaagcTTACGAAAGATGCTACCGATTTCCATTGCCGACGTTGAGTGGGAAGAAAATGTGGCCATTGTCCCTTGAAGAGCCAATATTGCCTCCGCCATTCGGAAAGCTTCCGGGGAGACCCAAGAAACAACGCAATAAGCAAGGTGAGAATATTgagaaaaggacaagaaaggGGAAGGCCATGGTTCATCCAAATACTGATccaaataaattgacaaaagtcgGGGTAATCATCTCATGCTCAAACTGTCATGACTCGGGACACAATAAGAGAACATGCCTCAAGCCTCTAGCACCAACACAGATTAAACCTCCGGTAAGAAATAATGGAGACAAAGAAAACTTACATATGGCCCAAGCTTCTAGTATCAACATGGCCTTGTGA